In one Myxococcus xanthus genomic region, the following are encoded:
- the sctQ gene encoding type III secretion system cytoplasmic ring protein SctQ: MSLESEDEGSGVHERTMLVDLSQLRPSRQAPPQESPASQEPPASQEQRWRPFAFRNLEKVSRAQGLLAERLRWLTPADGTAVAVAARLTELFDAEVRLTVESVQVRPMAELRRFLGDPTFLAVLAPGALQGRAVLEVELALAHVAVDLLLGGAGETVGLRPLTDIEEGVMAYVVLEGLKLLVPGLQAAVPRPRLDGVARGVDEVSARLGDDGPMLAVHLQATLGPHSGMVRLVVPAAVLDAAEPAVESTQRRARGKADLEAFASRLSAVRSWLRAEIGSAEISGQDLASLRVKDVLLVDALSARTDKGEAGTARLRVGKGTAGWAEAEVFVGEDGRYQARITDFVQGEPGHPGSADEASAEPGDEEEDFTNPELDVPPELEGAALDDVSKPDGSDLLGDVPLQIAVELARVPVTAQQVVGLRTGQVLELNRGPGEPVELSVNGKVVARGELVELEGQLGVRIITLAS; the protein is encoded by the coding sequence ATGAGTCTCGAATCCGAGGACGAAGGATCGGGCGTCCACGAGCGCACGATGCTGGTGGACCTGAGCCAGCTCCGGCCTTCGCGCCAGGCGCCTCCGCAGGAGTCCCCGGCATCCCAGGAGCCACCCGCCAGCCAGGAGCAACGCTGGCGGCCCTTCGCTTTCCGGAACCTGGAGAAGGTCTCCCGGGCCCAGGGACTGCTCGCGGAGCGCTTGCGGTGGCTGACGCCCGCGGACGGCACGGCGGTGGCCGTGGCGGCTCGGCTCACGGAGTTGTTCGACGCGGAGGTGCGCCTGACGGTGGAGTCCGTCCAGGTGCGGCCCATGGCGGAGCTGCGGCGCTTCCTGGGCGACCCGACCTTCCTGGCGGTGCTCGCGCCCGGGGCGCTCCAGGGCCGGGCGGTGCTGGAGGTGGAGCTCGCGCTGGCGCACGTGGCGGTGGACCTGCTGCTGGGCGGCGCCGGTGAGACGGTGGGCCTGCGGCCGCTGACGGACATCGAGGAGGGCGTGATGGCCTACGTCGTCCTCGAGGGGCTCAAGCTGCTGGTGCCGGGGCTGCAGGCGGCGGTGCCGCGCCCCCGGTTGGACGGCGTGGCGCGGGGCGTGGACGAGGTCTCCGCGCGGCTGGGGGATGATGGCCCCATGCTGGCGGTCCACCTGCAAGCGACGCTGGGGCCGCACAGCGGCATGGTGCGGCTGGTGGTGCCCGCGGCGGTGCTGGACGCGGCAGAGCCGGCGGTGGAGAGCACGCAGCGGCGGGCCCGGGGGAAGGCGGACCTGGAGGCCTTCGCGAGCCGCCTGTCGGCGGTGCGCAGTTGGCTTCGCGCGGAGATTGGCTCGGCGGAGATTTCCGGCCAGGACCTGGCGAGCCTGCGGGTGAAGGACGTGCTGCTGGTGGACGCGTTGTCGGCGCGCACGGACAAGGGCGAGGCGGGCACCGCGCGGCTGCGGGTGGGGAAGGGGACGGCGGGGTGGGCCGAGGCGGAGGTGTTCGTCGGCGAGGACGGGCGCTACCAGGCGCGCATCACCGATTTCGTTCAAGGAGAGCCGGGCCACCCGGGCTCCGCGGACGAGGCGAGCGCGGAGCCTGGGGATGAAGAAGAGGACTTCACGAACCCGGAGCTGGACGTGCCTCCGGAACTGGAAGGGGCGGCCTTGGACGATGTGAGCAAGCCGGACGGAAGCGACCTGCTCGGAGACGTGCCCCTGCAGATTGCGGTGGAGCTGGCGCGCGTGCCCGTCACCGCGCAGCAGGTGGTGGGGCTGCGCACCGGTCAGGTCCTCGAGCTGAACCGGGGGCCGGGAGAGCCGGTGGAGCTGTCCGTCAACGGCAAGGTGGTGGCCCGGGGTGAGCTGGTGGAGTTGGAAGGCCAGCTCGGCGTGCGCATCATCACCCTGGCGAGCTGA
- a CDS encoding flagellar hook-length control protein FliK, with amino-acid sequence MSRVDDDREAARLAERLLQEKKLAEGQAKKRQEGASAFQRLMQQSQQPPPSPGPAPAQPQQQQGGLARAVLARATQQGKTFGERVQQEQQPAMKELAQPQAQAQGQAAEARGGSRASDARDARRTDEKRTSESREKDLGKAESSLGQVSSERGAAIRADADAGGGKGSGGGKDKKDGGSESIAPGFRFNPALMAPVPVAKPKGTAGSERLRALATEIAQKIVDRVRVGTNAAGNAEFQIDLRGDVLSGLSIKVSARNGKISATFSGSNREVLKQLEGASEGLRSALSGRGLRLEDVRFEAKA; translated from the coding sequence ATGAGCCGAGTTGACGACGATCGCGAAGCAGCGCGCCTGGCCGAGCGCCTCCTCCAGGAGAAGAAGCTCGCCGAGGGGCAGGCCAAGAAGCGCCAGGAGGGGGCCTCCGCCTTCCAGCGGCTGATGCAGCAGTCCCAGCAGCCGCCTCCGTCGCCGGGCCCGGCGCCCGCGCAGCCCCAGCAGCAACAGGGCGGTCTGGCGCGCGCCGTGCTCGCGCGGGCCACCCAGCAGGGCAAGACGTTTGGTGAGCGGGTGCAGCAGGAGCAGCAGCCCGCCATGAAGGAACTGGCCCAGCCGCAAGCCCAGGCGCAGGGCCAGGCCGCGGAGGCTCGCGGCGGCTCGCGCGCGTCGGACGCCCGGGACGCCCGGCGCACCGACGAGAAGCGGACCTCCGAGAGCCGCGAGAAGGACCTGGGCAAGGCGGAGTCCTCCCTGGGGCAGGTCAGCTCCGAGCGGGGCGCCGCCATCCGGGCGGATGCCGACGCGGGCGGCGGCAAGGGCAGTGGTGGTGGCAAGGACAAGAAGGACGGCGGGTCGGAGTCCATCGCCCCCGGCTTCCGCTTCAACCCCGCGCTGATGGCGCCGGTGCCCGTGGCCAAGCCCAAGGGCACCGCGGGCTCGGAGCGCCTGCGGGCCCTGGCCACCGAGATTGCGCAGAAGATTGTCGACCGCGTCCGCGTGGGCACGAACGCCGCGGGCAACGCGGAGTTCCAGATCGACCTGCGGGGCGACGTGCTCAGCGGTCTGTCCATCAAGGTCAGCGCCCGGAACGGGAAGATTTCGGCCACCTTCAGCGGCAGCAACCGCGAGGTGCTCAAGCAACTCGAGGGGGCCAGCGAGGGACTGCGGTCCGCGCTCAGTGGCCGTGGGCTCCGGCTTGAAGACGTCCGCTTCGAGGCGAAGGCATGA
- a CDS encoding flagellar assembly protein FliH, translating to MPPYRLQALQDMRARAKEEAEQAFSSAIKALEKEKAELQRLIDDLEQRKRERKAKVAAYLKEVMFKGAGINGMNMMNRFEERLKDEEAQVALEVERQREAVKVAERLVEQRRREMAEAAKELKAIEKHRENWQKQVKYERQQREELNQEEIGNALFLARQRK from the coding sequence ATGCCCCCGTACCGGTTGCAGGCCCTGCAGGACATGCGCGCCCGGGCCAAGGAAGAGGCGGAGCAGGCCTTTTCCTCCGCCATCAAGGCGCTGGAGAAGGAGAAGGCGGAGCTCCAGCGTCTCATCGACGACCTGGAGCAGCGCAAGCGCGAGCGCAAGGCGAAGGTGGCCGCCTACCTGAAGGAGGTCATGTTCAAGGGGGCCGGCATCAACGGCATGAACATGATGAACCGCTTCGAGGAGCGCCTGAAGGACGAAGAGGCGCAGGTGGCGCTGGAGGTGGAGCGCCAGCGGGAGGCCGTCAAGGTGGCCGAACGGCTGGTGGAGCAGCGCCGGCGGGAGATGGCCGAGGCGGCGAAGGAACTGAAGGCCATCGAGAAGCACCGAGAGAACTGGCAGAAGCAGGTGAAGTACGAGCGACAGCAGCGTGAGGAACTGAACCAGGAGGAGATTGGCAACGCCTTGTTCCTGGCGCGCCAGCGCAAGTAG
- the sctN gene encoding type III secretion system ATPase SctN, translated as MAIDLSRYFDLIKEAQVVRVRGRVTELTGLIIKASVPNVRVGELVLIKSRNRGAVKAEVVGFQGDEVMLMPLGELHGIGPDSEVIPTGKPLSIKCGEALLGRVLNGIGEPMDGHPLPEEGLIDWSVDRDCPDPFTRQRIERPLPLGVRCIDGLLTVGEGQRVGLFAGSGVGKSTLMGQIARNTKADLCVVALIGERGREVREFIEDAMGEEGMKRSVLVCATSDQPSLVRLRAAYVATAIAEYFRERGGNVLFMLDTVTRLARAQREIGLAVGEPPARQGYPPSVFSMLPRILERTGNSEKGKCTAIYTCLVAGGDMEEPIADEVRGILDGHFILNRALGERNQWPAMDVLASLSRVMSGIVSKDHKKAAGRLRELLSTYEKQRDLILLGAYQYGTDPRTDQAIDKYDAIIDFLKQDTHSNSGFEETVEQLIALFDE; from the coding sequence ATGGCCATTGACCTCTCGCGGTACTTCGACCTCATCAAGGAAGCGCAGGTCGTGCGCGTGCGCGGCCGCGTCACGGAGCTGACGGGCCTCATCATCAAGGCCAGCGTGCCCAACGTCCGCGTGGGCGAGCTGGTGCTCATCAAGAGCCGCAACCGCGGCGCGGTGAAGGCGGAGGTGGTGGGCTTCCAGGGGGATGAGGTGATGCTCATGCCCCTGGGCGAGCTGCACGGCATCGGTCCGGACAGCGAGGTCATCCCCACCGGCAAGCCGCTGAGCATCAAGTGCGGAGAGGCGCTGCTGGGCCGTGTGCTCAACGGAATCGGCGAGCCCATGGACGGCCACCCGTTGCCGGAGGAGGGCCTCATCGACTGGTCCGTGGACCGCGACTGCCCGGACCCCTTCACCCGCCAGCGCATCGAGCGGCCACTTCCCCTGGGCGTGCGCTGCATCGATGGGCTGCTCACGGTGGGAGAGGGTCAGCGCGTGGGCCTCTTCGCCGGCTCCGGCGTCGGCAAGTCCACGCTGATGGGGCAGATTGCCCGGAACACCAAAGCGGACCTCTGTGTGGTGGCGCTCATCGGCGAGCGTGGCCGCGAAGTCCGTGAGTTCATCGAAGACGCCATGGGCGAGGAGGGCATGAAGCGCTCCGTGCTGGTGTGCGCCACCTCCGACCAGCCCAGCCTCGTGCGTCTGCGCGCGGCCTATGTCGCCACCGCCATCGCCGAGTACTTCCGCGAGCGCGGCGGCAACGTGCTCTTCATGCTGGATACGGTGACGCGTCTGGCACGTGCCCAGCGTGAGATTGGCCTCGCCGTGGGTGAGCCCCCGGCCCGTCAAGGCTACCCGCCGAGCGTGTTCTCCATGCTGCCGCGCATCCTGGAGCGCACGGGCAACTCGGAGAAGGGCAAGTGCACCGCCATCTACACCTGCCTCGTGGCCGGCGGTGACATGGAAGAGCCCATCGCCGACGAGGTCCGCGGTATTCTCGACGGCCACTTCATCCTCAACCGTGCCCTGGGTGAGCGCAACCAGTGGCCCGCGATGGACGTGCTCGCCAGCCTCAGCCGTGTGATGAGCGGCATCGTCTCCAAGGACCACAAGAAGGCGGCGGGACGGCTCCGAGAGCTGCTCTCCACGTATGAGAAGCAGCGCGACCTCATCCTCCTGGGGGCCTACCAGTACGGGACGGATCCCCGCACGGATCAGGCCATCGACAAGTACGACGCCATCATCGACTTCCTCAAGCAGGACACCCACTCCAACTCCGGGTTCGAGGAGACGGTGGAGCAGCTGATCGCCCTGTTCGACGAGTAA
- a CDS encoding FliH/SctL family protein has translation MAIGKVIRGDGTAEPAHAPERPVLRPPRAGVMNAEVFEARQGASAILEEAQREKERILAEAQREREDLLAKTREQGRQEGLAQATEIILRAKMQAGEVLTGHEQDVIALSLKVAEKIIGRSLEKDPELMVELCAAAIENLRSARSMILRVHPKTAAVLRAKKPVLMELIGRAVDLAIKEDPEVAPVGCIVQTEFGTVDAQLPTQLEMLQNILLPDTARKEGPA, from the coding sequence ATGGCGATCGGAAAGGTGATTCGAGGTGATGGGACGGCGGAGCCGGCGCACGCGCCCGAGCGTCCCGTGCTGCGGCCTCCCCGCGCGGGAGTGATGAACGCCGAGGTCTTCGAGGCCCGACAGGGCGCGTCGGCCATCCTGGAGGAGGCGCAGCGCGAGAAGGAGCGCATCCTCGCGGAGGCGCAGCGCGAGCGCGAGGACCTCCTCGCCAAGACGCGTGAGCAGGGCCGCCAAGAAGGCCTGGCGCAGGCCACCGAAATCATCCTTCGCGCGAAGATGCAGGCGGGGGAGGTGCTGACCGGCCACGAGCAGGACGTCATCGCGCTGTCGCTCAAGGTGGCGGAGAAGATCATCGGCCGGAGCCTGGAGAAGGACCCGGAGCTGATGGTGGAGCTGTGCGCCGCTGCCATCGAGAACCTGCGCAGCGCCCGCTCCATGATTCTGCGGGTCCACCCGAAGACGGCCGCCGTGCTCCGCGCGAAGAAGCCGGTCCTGATGGAACTCATCGGCCGCGCGGTGGATCTGGCCATCAAGGAGGACCCCGAGGTGGCCCCCGTGGGCTGCATCGTCCAGACGGAGTTCGGCACGGTGGACGCACAGCTTCCCACGCAGTTGGAGATGCTCCAGAACATCCTGTTGCCGGACACCGCGCGTAAGGAAGGGCCGGCTTGA
- a CDS encoding type III secretion system protein, with the protein MIRRPHAFAASLLALLFLTGCHIELQHALSEADANEIYVLLSKNGINAKKEKEEGGNEVRFMITVPKADAAQAAELLKLNSLPRPVEKGLAHFAKGSMVPTATEERAMLLKAMGGEVSNALNQIDGVLEARAIVMIPENNDLTQPENKPMPSASVFIKYRPGEGGKPPIDTAVVQQFAATAVPELKASAVTVLMTQALPPSAETDAESRLQDVLGLRMTAASASQFKVMFAGAFVLVLAMLGLTMWTFMRGGSSSAPATRAGARTRGRPPEA; encoded by the coding sequence ATGATTCGCCGACCGCACGCGTTTGCCGCCTCGCTTCTCGCCCTTCTCTTCCTGACGGGCTGCCACATTGAACTCCAGCACGCGCTGAGCGAAGCGGACGCCAACGAAATCTACGTCCTGCTCAGCAAGAACGGCATCAACGCCAAGAAGGAAAAGGAAGAAGGCGGCAACGAGGTGCGGTTCATGATCACCGTGCCCAAGGCGGATGCCGCGCAGGCGGCGGAGCTGCTCAAGCTCAATTCGCTGCCGCGGCCGGTGGAGAAGGGCCTGGCCCATTTCGCCAAGGGCAGCATGGTGCCCACCGCGACGGAGGAGCGCGCCATGCTCCTCAAGGCGATGGGCGGCGAGGTCTCCAATGCGCTGAATCAGATCGACGGCGTGCTGGAAGCGCGCGCCATCGTGATGATTCCGGAGAACAATGACCTCACGCAGCCGGAGAACAAGCCGATGCCGTCCGCGTCGGTGTTCATCAAGTACCGCCCGGGCGAGGGGGGCAAGCCGCCCATCGACACCGCCGTGGTGCAGCAGTTCGCGGCCACCGCGGTGCCGGAGCTGAAGGCCAGCGCGGTGACGGTGCTGATGACGCAGGCCCTGCCGCCGTCGGCGGAGACGGACGCGGAGAGCCGCCTGCAGGACGTGCTGGGGCTGCGCATGACGGCGGCCAGCGCCAGCCAGTTCAAGGTGATGTTCGCGGGCGCCTTCGTGCTGGTGCTGGCGATGCTGGGCCTGACGATGTGGACCTTCATGCGCGGCGGCTCCAGCAGCGCCCCTGCCACGCGCGCTGGAGCGCGTACCCGCGGTCGTCCTCCCGAGGCTTGA
- a CDS encoding ATP-dependent helicase HrpB codes for MAGPMAGVSAAQVAQQKLQDQGAQQTNKQGASKFDGVLADKAQGAGQVDAAQQVNKAQAAQATQRTDAVRQVETVNKTEKAALNKVHGAQESVTTKAAEPVTAKAEASKSSKAGDMMTQIVGDLEKGQVNLEHIIKQASSGKAFSNAELLSLQASMYQYTQQLDLTSKVVEKATTGLKDVVKTQV; via the coding sequence ATGGCGGGTCCGATGGCCGGAGTCTCCGCGGCGCAGGTCGCGCAGCAGAAGCTGCAGGATCAGGGCGCTCAGCAGACGAACAAGCAGGGCGCGTCGAAGTTCGACGGAGTTCTCGCTGACAAGGCGCAGGGCGCCGGTCAGGTGGACGCCGCCCAGCAGGTGAACAAGGCCCAGGCGGCGCAGGCCACCCAGCGCACGGATGCCGTGCGTCAGGTGGAGACCGTCAACAAGACGGAGAAGGCCGCCCTCAACAAGGTGCACGGCGCCCAGGAGTCGGTGACGACCAAGGCGGCGGAGCCGGTGACGGCCAAGGCCGAGGCGTCCAAGTCGTCCAAGGCGGGCGACATGATGACGCAGATCGTCGGTGACCTGGAGAAGGGCCAGGTCAACCTGGAGCACATCATCAAGCAGGCCTCCAGCGGCAAGGCGTTCTCCAACGCGGAGCTGCTGTCGCTCCAGGCCTCCATGTACCAGTACACGCAGCAGCTGGACCTGACGAGCAAGGTCGTGGAGAAGGCGACCACCGGCCTGAAGGACGTCGTCAAGACCCAGGTGTAG
- a CDS encoding sigma-70 family RNA polymerase sigma factor, which yields MALGDDRQVILEKYGPYVRSLAATVRKQFNAQLELDELLAYGQIGLLEAAERFDPKVGANFLTFAHYRIKGAIFDGLRKMGVLRGSDARNAYVGERAAAYLGNLSDREAGAGNRGSSFDDDVNDISDAVTGLAMVFATSIEGADTAGYTDESLPVDIRMEQEQLKTRVRAAIEKLPEKERKLLMGYYFQGRTLEEAGAEIGQSKSWASRLHARAIDRLKELLNEEEELPPSPMDARRVSHGGSDGRSLRGAGRAAEAAGSGRSADEQAGRVEVRRSSR from the coding sequence TTGGCTCTGGGCGACGACAGGCAGGTCATCCTCGAGAAGTACGGCCCCTACGTCCGGTCGCTGGCGGCGACCGTGCGCAAGCAGTTCAACGCCCAGCTGGAGCTGGATGAGCTGCTGGCCTACGGCCAGATAGGCCTTCTGGAGGCCGCCGAGCGGTTCGACCCGAAGGTCGGGGCCAACTTCCTCACCTTCGCGCACTACCGCATCAAGGGCGCCATCTTCGACGGGCTTCGGAAGATGGGCGTGCTGCGGGGTTCCGATGCCCGCAACGCCTATGTGGGAGAGCGGGCGGCGGCGTATCTGGGAAATCTTTCGGATCGTGAGGCCGGAGCAGGCAACCGCGGCAGCTCATTCGACGATGATGTGAATGACATCTCGGATGCGGTGACGGGGCTGGCGATGGTTTTCGCCACCAGCATCGAAGGCGCGGACACGGCGGGTTACACCGACGAGTCGCTCCCCGTCGACATCCGGATGGAGCAGGAGCAGCTGAAGACGCGGGTGCGGGCGGCGATCGAGAAGCTCCCGGAGAAGGAGCGAAAGCTCCTGATGGGGTACTACTTCCAGGGCAGGACGCTGGAGGAAGCGGGAGCGGAGATAGGGCAGTCGAAGAGCTGGGCTTCGCGGCTGCATGCGCGGGCAATCGACCGGCTCAAGGAACTCTTGAATGAGGAGGAGGAGCTCCCTCCTTCTCCGATGGATGCAAGGAGGGTCTCACATGGCGGGTCCGATGGCCGGAGTCTCCGCGGCGCAGGTCGCGCAGCAGAAGCTGCAGGATCAGGGCGCTCAGCAGACGAACAAGCAGGGCGCGTCGAAGTTCGACGGAGTTCTCGCTGA
- a CDS encoding tetratricopeptide repeat protein: protein MADTSEISNSLVPLGRQQARVLLEAGYLWLDMGHFDKAKEIFSGAAALMPRSEVPQLALGAVEFSQGRHDKALQAYRVAQRLAPQSGLPRAHAGEALLFMGKVPEALKELKAAMDLDPDGDGARLAQSLIQAKEAGVLPPAKT, encoded by the coding sequence ATGGCGGACACCTCGGAGATTTCGAACAGCCTCGTCCCGCTCGGACGCCAGCAGGCCAGAGTCCTGCTGGAGGCCGGTTACCTGTGGCTCGACATGGGCCACTTCGACAAGGCGAAGGAGATCTTCTCCGGGGCGGCCGCGCTGATGCCCCGGAGCGAGGTACCCCAGCTGGCGCTGGGCGCCGTGGAGTTCTCGCAGGGCCGTCATGACAAGGCCCTGCAGGCCTACCGCGTCGCGCAGCGCCTGGCCCCGCAGTCCGGGCTCCCTCGGGCGCATGCGGGCGAAGCGCTGCTGTTCATGGGGAAGGTTCCCGAGGCGCTCAAGGAGCTGAAGGCCGCCATGGACCTGGATCCGGACGGGGACGGTGCCCGCCTGGCGCAGTCCCTCATCCAGGCCAAGGAGGCGGGAGTCCTGCCTCCGGCGAAGACGTAG
- a CDS encoding RNA-binding protein has translation MKKLVGVFATIAMLGTGTALANNDGNKPKDSSAAQGGSGQVGQSEIQQDTTIGRGTTTTPTAPGQGGSGTMGQKAPMGQKELNGRVVKAESDKIFVDMHGAVVPLEVDRSTRFSDPTLKKAKDLRPGQEIRASYEVKETKNVAKSISLSGTGGAGDPTLTPDSSINQDNNKGGSGMEQHEGTGGAGDSSTMNPDTGSNTSPDTY, from the coding sequence ATGAAGAAGCTCGTTGGCGTCTTCGCCACCATCGCCATGCTCGGAACGGGTACCGCCCTGGCCAACAACGACGGGAACAAGCCGAAGGACTCCTCGGCGGCCCAGGGTGGCTCGGGCCAGGTGGGGCAGAGCGAAATCCAGCAGGACACCACCATCGGACGCGGGACGACCACCACGCCCACTGCGCCGGGCCAGGGCGGCTCCGGCACCATGGGCCAGAAGGCCCCCATGGGCCAGAAGGAGCTCAACGGCCGCGTGGTGAAGGCGGAGAGCGACAAGATCTTCGTCGACATGCATGGCGCGGTGGTCCCCCTGGAGGTCGACCGCAGCACCCGATTCAGCGACCCGACCCTGAAGAAGGCCAAGGACCTGCGCCCCGGCCAGGAGATTCGCGCCAGCTACGAGGTGAAGGAGACCAAGAACGTCGCCAAGAGCATCTCCCTCTCGGGGACGGGTGGCGCGGGTGACCCGACGCTGACGCCGGACTCGTCCATCAACCAGGACAACAACAAGGGCGGCTCCGGCATGGAGCAGCACGAGGGCACCGGTGGCGCGGGCGACAGCAGCACCATGAACCCGGACACGGGCTCCAATACCTCGCCCGACACGTACTGA
- a CDS encoding GbsR/MarR family transcriptional regulator: MVELEAAERRFIESMGLYFERRGGTRIGGRIYALLMLAGKPLSNKRIAMLLNVSAASVSTNLRACTDMGLVEPASVPGDRQHYYVIHSQGWEGKLRVAEESLSAFGRLCSEALAVPRLAGNRSLREASAFCDFYKAELTGIAERWRAANAPRPPRPVKTSKGRTA, from the coding sequence ATGGTGGAACTGGAAGCCGCCGAACGTCGCTTCATCGAATCGATGGGGCTGTACTTCGAGCGGCGGGGGGGCACGCGCATCGGCGGGCGCATCTACGCGCTGTTGATGCTTGCGGGCAAACCCCTGTCGAACAAGCGCATCGCCATGCTGCTCAACGTGAGCGCGGCGTCGGTGTCCACCAACCTGCGAGCCTGCACGGACATGGGCCTGGTGGAACCCGCCAGCGTTCCGGGGGACCGGCAGCACTACTACGTCATCCATTCACAGGGCTGGGAAGGCAAGCTGCGCGTCGCCGAGGAGTCCCTGAGCGCCTTCGGCCGCCTCTGCTCCGAGGCCCTCGCGGTTCCGCGTCTCGCAGGAAATCGCAGCTTGCGAGAGGCTTCTGCTTTCTGTGATTTCTACAAGGCTGAGCTCACAGGCATCGCCGAGCGGTGGCGCGCAGCGAATGCCCCCCGTCCGCCACGCCCCGTCAAGACTTCGAAAGGACGTACCGCATGA
- a CDS encoding ABC transporter ATP-binding protein translates to MNPTASQSSIVSITNVTKDYTLGKVVVPALRGVDLEVHAGEFISIAGPSGSGKTTLLNLIGCVDTATGGVVRVAGQDTKQLTERQLTNLRLNTIGFIFQSFNLVQVLSVFQNVEFPLLLQRKLDKAQRRERVMQLLEQVGLASHAKHRPNELSGGQRQRVAVARALVTRPQLVLADEPTANLDSVTGQNIIDLMKELNQKEGTTFIFSTHDAKVMSHANAVVRLADGKFLDRISAAEASRAMASGGH, encoded by the coding sequence ATGAATCCCACCGCTTCGCAGTCCTCCATCGTCTCCATCACGAACGTGACCAAGGACTACACCCTGGGGAAGGTGGTGGTCCCGGCGCTCCGGGGCGTGGACCTGGAGGTCCATGCCGGTGAGTTCATCTCCATCGCCGGACCCTCCGGCAGCGGCAAGACGACGCTGCTCAACCTCATCGGGTGCGTGGACACCGCCACCGGAGGTGTGGTCCGGGTGGCCGGGCAGGACACCAAGCAGCTCACGGAGCGCCAGCTCACGAACCTGCGCCTCAACACCATTGGCTTCATCTTCCAGAGCTTCAACCTGGTGCAGGTGCTCAGCGTCTTCCAGAACGTGGAGTTTCCGCTGCTCCTCCAGCGAAAGCTGGACAAGGCCCAGCGCCGTGAGCGGGTGATGCAACTCTTGGAGCAGGTGGGCCTGGCAAGCCACGCCAAGCACCGGCCCAACGAGCTGTCCGGAGGCCAGCGCCAGCGCGTGGCCGTGGCGCGCGCGCTCGTTACGCGGCCCCAGTTGGTGCTCGCGGACGAGCCCACGGCCAACCTGGACTCGGTGACGGGCCAGAACATCATCGACCTGATGAAGGAACTCAACCAGAAGGAGGGCACCACCTTCATCTTCTCCACTCACGACGCGAAGGTGATGAGCCACGCCAACGCGGTGGTGCGGCTGGCGGACGGCAAGTTCCTGGACCGCATCAGCGCCGCCGAGGCCAGCCGCGCCATGGCCTCTGGAGGCCACTGA